TTTGCTGATGTATTTTTGTCTCTCTTCTTCTGGCAAATTATCAAAATTTATAGAATAGATCGTTTGATTAGTATCTTTTGGTGTCTCATCTTCTTTTGGAGATTTAAAAAACGATAGGCAAAAGCCAACTATCAAACAAAAAATAGCTAGTAAAATTTTATTTATCAAGCTTATGCCTTGCCCTTTAAAATGTCTTTTATGACGTGATGAGCGTGATTTAGAGCAACGACTATTGAGCCGCCATTTTTTAGCACGATGTCACCACCCACATAAAGTCCTGACACGCTACTTTGGTAGTTACTATCAACTATTGGAGTGCCCTTTTCATCGATTTTTATCTGACATTTTTGTAAAAAATCAACCGGACTTGAGCCACCTATTGCATAGACAACTCTGTCATAAACGCGAATTTTGCCATTTTCGTAATGCACTCTAACCTTGCCTGATTCGTTATCTATCTCTTTTATATCGTGATTTAGCCTAACTTTTATCTTGCCGTGCTTTTCTAGCTCCCAAAGTGCACTTAAATTTGTCTCATTTACGCGGCTAAAATTATCTTTTCTATAAGCGATTGTGGTTTTATTGTATTGGCAAAGCTCGATCGCATACTCAACTGCTGAGTTTCCGCCACCTACGACAAGCACCTTTTCGCCGTTGTACAGCTATCGAGGTTAAAATTTACAACCGCGTTTAGTGAAGGCGGGATTTTATAATCAGGCTTATTTGGTCGTCCCATTTTGCCAATTGATATCATTACATTTTTAGCTTCATATACGGCTTTTGATGTAGTTACTTTAAAAATTTCTCCATCTTTTTTCACGCTCTCTACTTCAGAATTAAAAAAAGCTTCAATCTTTTCAGTATCAAGCAGCTTGTCAAAATAATCAAGCGTGCTCTCTTTCGTGCCATCCTCAAATGAAACTACGCCATGTATCGTACTATCTTGCCCTTTATACTCTTTATCTACGCGTTTATTATCTTTATAAAATTTTCTTATCGTTTGGCTGTGATTATCACCTTTTTCAAGAAGCAAAACGTTGTTTAAGCCATTTCTTTTTGCCTCAACTACGCTAGCAATTCCACAAGGTCCGCCACCAACAACAATTAGATCATAAACATTTACCATCTTTTTCTCCAAATTTTATAAATTCTAAGCTTTTTTAACTAGATCAGCCATCAAGAATGCAAGCTCAAGTGCCTGATCAGCATTTAGCCTTGGGTCACATTGTGTTTCATATCTTTGCTCAAGCGAACTTTCAGTGATGTTTAATGCCCCACCCGTGCACTCAGTCACGTCTTGGCCTGTCATCTCAAGATGTACGCCGCCAGCCCTTGTGCCCTCAGCTTTGTGAATTTCAAAAAAGCTTCTAACTTCGCTTATTATCTTGTCAAATTCTCTGGTTTTGTAGTTATTTGAGGTTTTTACGGTGTTGCCATGCATCGGATCGATACTATAAACGATATTTAGCCCTTCTCGCTTTAGCTCTCTTAAAATTTTTGGTAAATTTTCGCCTATCTTATCAGCACCCATTCTGATTATCACGTTTAGTCTGCCAGCTTCATTTTCTGGATTTAGTTTATTTGCAAGAGCGACGACATCTTCAGCCTTTGCACTTGGTCCGATCTTTACACCGATAGGATTTTTCACACCACTTAAAAAATGTACGTGAGCGTCGTTTATACACGTGTTCTTTCGCCTATCCAAAGCATATGAGCCGAGCAGTCGTACCACTCACCGCTAAGACTATCAACTCTAGTTAAAGCCTCCTCATAAGGTAGCAAAAGCGCCTCGTGAGATGTATAAACCGCAGTTTGATTTATGACTGGCGTATTTGCTGAAGTGATGCCACAAGCTGCCATAAATGAAAGCGTCTTTGTTAGCTCATCAGCTAGTTTTGCGTATTTCTCGCCGATCTCTGGCTTTTTAACAAAGCCTAAATTCCACTTATGCACTTGATGAAGGTCGGCCAAACCGCCTCTTGAAAAGGCTCTAAGCAAGTTCATCGTAGATGCACTTTGATAATACGCCTCTATCATGCGTTTTGGATCAGGCACTCTTGCCTTTTCGTCAAATTCAAAGCCATTTATAATATCGCCTCTATAGCTTGGAAGCTTAATGCCATTTGCCTCTTCAAAATCACTACTCCTAGGCTTTGCAAACTGCCCTGCCACGCGGCCCACTTTGACCACTGGATAGCCACCAGCAAAGGTTAAAACTATCGCCATTTGAAGTAAAACCTTAAACATATCTCTGATGTTGTTTGCATTAAAATTTGTAAAGCTCTCAGCGCAGTCGCCACCTTGAAGCAAAAATGCCTCACCATTACAAACTTTTGCAAGTTCTTCTTTTAAGCTTCTAGCCTCGCCAGCAAAGACCAAAGGAGGAAGCGATTTTAATTTTTCTTCGACCTCTTTAAGCTCTTTTAAATCTGGGTAATTTGGTTGTTGCAAGATATTAAATTCTCTCCAGCTATCGCGGTTCCAAGTCATTTATTTTCCTATCTTTTTTGCCTTAAATTAGACGCTGATTATATCACGGCAAACTTAAAAAATAAAAGCCATTAATGGGCTATTAAAGATATTTTGCCTACAATCGCTACTTTAAATTTACCCAAAAAGGAGCAGAATTTTTTCATGATAAAAGGCATATTTTATTCGCTTTTGGCATCTGTTTTGTTTAACTGCATCTACTACATGTCAGTGCTCATGAACCCCATCAGCACGCAAGCTCTTGTTGGATACCGCATGATCTTTGCCATGCCTTTTGTCATCGCAGCCATTTTTTTGTTAAAACAGCAGCGAAATTTCAAATTTTTACTTCTAAAAATAAAGCTAAAACCTAAAATTTTACTAGTTTTACTAGCTACCTCGCTCATTGTCTCATTTCAGATGTGGCTCTATCTCTGGGCTCCAAGCAACGGATCAGCGCTAAAAGTCTCTATCGGCTACCTCATCATGCCAATAGTCATGGTCCTTTTTGGACGGATATTTTTTAAAGAGCACCTCTCTAAAACAAAGCTAGCCTCGATATTTTTTGCAGCCCTTGGCGTCTTTAGCACAGCTATACTAAGCGGCGGCATCTCGTGGGAGAGCGCTGTAGTTTTTTGCCTTTATCCAGTCTATTTTGCCATTAGAAAGTACTACAACCTTGCAAATTTCTCAAGCTTTGTTATAGAGATAATTTTTATGTTTTTATTCTCATTTTATTTTGCGCTCACAGCCGATATGAACTACGTGATGAGCCAAAATCCAAACATCTACTATCTGCTCATCTTGCTTGGTGCTATCAGCGGCATAGCCCTCATCGCCCAGATCCTCTCAAGCACGCTCGTGCCGATAAATGTACTAGGTTTGCTTACATATTTTGAGCCTATAATGATGCTTTTTGTCTCATTTGCTATCGGCGAGAGACTGGAGAAAAGCTCATACTTTTTAATGATCTGCCTAGCCATCTCGGTCACACTTTTGATGATAGATAGTATAAATTCTATAAAAGGCGACAAAAATACCAAGACTAAATGAGAGCCAAAAAGGCGTTATTCTCGCGCTTAGCGCCTTTTTTATGTGGGGGTTTTTGGCGGTTTATTTCAACCTCTTTAGCAAAGATGTCGATGCTTATGAAATTTTAGCTCATAGGGTCATTTGGTCGTTTTTCTTGATGGCT
The DNA window shown above is from Campylobacter concisus and carries:
- a CDS encoding permease, whose amino-acid sequence is MIKGIFYSLLASVLFNCIYYMSVLMNPISTQALVGYRMIFAMPFVIAAIFLLKQQRNFKFLLLKIKLKPKILLVLLATSLIVSFQMWLYLWAPSNGSALKVSIGYLIMPIVMVLFGRIFFKEHLSKTKLASIFFAALGVFSTAILSGGISWESAVVFCLYPVYFAIRKYYNLANFSSFVIEIIFMFLFSFYFALTADMNYVMSQNPNIYYLLILLGAISGIALIAQILSSTLVPINVLGLLTYFEPIMMLFVSFAIGERLEKSSYFLMICLAISVTLLMIDSINSIKGDKNTKTK